In Candidatus Rokuibacteriota bacterium, the genomic window CGGGTGGCGGATGTGTGCGAGACCGGGTTCCTCGAAGGCACGCTGGTGGTGCCGCAATTCGTGCTGCGGGAGCTCCAGCAGATCGCCGACTCCGCGGATGGGCTCAAGCGCAACCGGGGCAAGCGCGGCTTCGACATCCTGCAGCGGCTCCAGCGCAACCCCAAGGTGGCCGTCCTGATCCTGGATCGGGATTTCCCCCAGGCCCGCGAGGTGGACCGCAAGCTCATCGAGCTGGCCCGCGCGCTGGACGGCACGGTGGTCACCAACGACTACAACCTGAACAAGGTCGCCGAGCTCTCGGGCGTGCCCGTGCTCAACCTCAACGAGCTCGCGAACGCGCTCAAGCCGGCCGTGCTCCCCGGGGAGACGCTGCACCTCTACGTGCTCAAGGAGGGCAAGGAGGCAGGGCAGGGAGTGGCTTACCTGGACGACGGCACCATGGTGGTGGTCGATCACGGTCGCAAGCTCATCGGCCAGAGCGTGGACGCGACGGTGACGAGCGTGCTCCAGACGACGGCGGGCCGGATGATCTTCGCCCGGCCGGCGCCGGCCGAGGAGTAGCCCGAGCGATGCCATCCAGCGGGCGCGCGCTCAGGGCAGCGGTCATCGTGCCGGCCGGGGGCACCGGCCTGCGCATGGGCGCGCGGGTGCCCAAGCAGTATCTCGCGCTGAGGGGCGTCCCACTCCTGGTCCATACCCTGCGCGCGCTGGCGCGCGCCCGCGCCGTCGCCGGGATCGTCGTCGCCGCGCCCCGCGACAGCCTTCGGTCGACGGAGCGCCTGCTCCGGCGTCACAGGGTGCCGAAGGTGGTCAGGGTGGTGGCGGGGGGAGCCGAGCGGCAGGAGTCGGTCTGGCTCGGCCTGCAAGCGGTCCCGGCCGGTCTCGAGTGGGTCGTGGTGCACGACGCGGTCCGGCCCTTCGTCGTGCCGGACCTGGTCGAGCGTGTCCTGGCGGCGGCGGCGGTCCCCGGCGCGGCGACCTGCGGGATCCCCGTGCGGGACACGGTCAAGAGGGTGCGCGGGTCGAGCGTCGAGGCCACGCTGGACCGGGAGGGGCTGTGGCTCGTCCAGACACCGCAGGCCTTCAGCCGTCAGCTCCTGTGGGAGGCCCACGACAAGGCACGCCGCGACGGCTACTCGGGGACCGACGACGCCGTGCTCGCCGAGCGGCTGGGCGCCCGGGTCGCCATGGTCCCGGGACTCCCGCAGAACCTGAAGATCACCACCCCCGCCGACCTGATCACCGCCCGGCTGTGGATGCGCGCCCCGATGAGCGCCGGAGGCGCGAAGAGGCCCAACCGCAACGCGGTCGGGTCCACGCGCGACGGACGGCCATGACGCGGATGGGGCTCGGATTCGATCTGCATCCCCTGGTGGACGGACGCCAGCTCGTCCTCGGGGGGATCACGGTGCCCGCCTCCCGCGGTCTCGGCGGACACTCGGACGCCGACGTACTCACCCACGCCGTCTGCGAGGCCCTGCTCGGCGCCCTTGCGCTGGGAGACCTGGGTCGGCTCTTCCCGGACACCGACGAGCGCTATCGCGGGGTATCGAGCCTCGTGCTGCTCCGGGGCGTGATGGACCTCGTGCGGGCCCGCGGCGGGCGCCTGGTCAACGTGGACGCCACGGTCATCTGCCAGGCGCCCCGGCTGTCGGCCTTCCTGCCCGACATGGCCACACTGCTGGCGGCGACGCTCGCGGTTGAGCCCGAGTGCGTGAGCGTCAAGGCCAAGAGCCCCGAGCAACTGGGCCTCCTCGGCCGCGAAGAGGGAATCGCCGCGCTCGCCGTCGCATCGGTGGCCGTGACACCTCGGTAGAGATCAGGAGGCGGGGGTGGGACTCAGGATCTTCAACTCGCTCACTCGACGGAAAGAGGAGTTCACCTCGCTCACGCCGGGGGAGGTGCGGATGTACGTGTGCGGGGTCACCGTGTACGACATCTCGCACGTCGGACATGCCCGGAGCGCCCTGGCCTTCGACGTGATCCGGCGCTACCTGCGCTTCAAGGGCTACCGTGTGCAGTTCGTCAAGAACTTCACGGACGTGGACGACAAGATCATCAAGCGGGCCGCACAGGAGGGCGTCTCCTCCCAGGAGATCTCCGAGCGCTACATCGCCGAGTACCGGGCCGACATGGCCTCCCTCGGCGTGCTTCCCGGGGACGTGGAGCCCAAGGCGACCGAGCATATACCGCAGATGATCGCGCTGATCGAGCGGCTCGTGGCCAGAGGGCTGGCGTACGCTGTGGACGGAGACGTCTACTTCGAGATCCGGCGATTCCCGGCCTACGGGCAACTCTCGGGGAAGAACCTCGAGGAGCTCCTCGCCGGCGCCCGCGTGGAGGTCGATGACCGCAAGCGGGATCCCCGGGACTTCGCACTGTGGAAGTCGACCAAGCCGGGGGAGCCCTCGTGGCCGAGCCCGTGGGGTCCCGGGCGGCCCGGCTGGCACATCGAGTGCTCCGCCATGTCCATGCAGTACCTGGGGGAATCCTTCGACATCCACGGGGGCGGCGAAGACCTCATCTTTCCGCATCACGAGTGCGAGATTGCCCAGGCCGAGGGCGCCAGCGGGAAGCGCTTCGTCCGCTACTGGATCCACAACGGCTTCGTGAACTTCGGCGACCAGAAGATGTCCAAGTCCCTGGGCAACACGCTCACCATCAGGGACCTGGTGGGGCGCCACGACGCGGAGGCCATGCGCCTGTACCTGCTCGGCACACACTACCGTCACCCGCTCGAGTTCAGCGACGAGCGCATCGCCGAGGCGGCGCGGGCCGTCGAGCGGCTGCGCGGCCTCGTCGCGGAAGCCGACCGGCTTGCCGCGAAGGGGACGCCCGCGCCGGGCCCCGGCCTCGGCCTCTTCGAGGATGTGGCCCAGCATCGCGCGCGCTTCGAGGCAGCCCTGGACGACGACTTCAACACGCCGCAGGCGCTCGGCGCTCTCTTCGACCTCGCCCGGCGGCTGCAGACGGCGCGGACCGACGTGTCCGAGGGTCGCGCCGGCGCCGGAGCGTTCCTCGTGGGCGTGGGGGAGCTCGTGACGCTGGGCCGCGTCCTGGGGCTCCTCGAGGGGAAGGCGCAGCCGGCCCCGGCCCTCGAGCCCCAGACCAGGGCGCGCATCGAGTCGCTGGTGTGGCTGCGCCAGGCGGCGCGAAAGGCGCGCGACTTCGCCGAGGCTGACCGGCTGCGGGCGGAGCTGGAGCGGATGGGGGTGGTGGTCGAGGACGCCCGCGATGGCAGCACGTGGAAGCTCCGCCGGTGAACACTCGAGAGCCGGCGCCGCTCTGGGGGCGCAACCCCGTGCTCGAGCTGCTGCGGGCCGAGGGCCGGCGGGTGGAGGAGATCGCCATCCTGGCGGAGGGGCGCGGACCCGCGCTGCAAGAGCTCCTGACGCTGGCGCGGAGCCAGAACGTCAAGGTCTCGTACCGCACGCGCGATCAGCTGACAGCCATGGCCGGGACGCCTCACCATCAGGGCGTCGTCGCCCGGGTTGCGGAGGCCACCTACGCGACTCTCGGGGAGCTGCTGGCGGTCCCCGCGGCGCGGCGCGAGCCGGCGTTCTTCCTGGTGCTGGATCGGGTCCAGGATCCGCGCAATCTCGGGGCGGTGCTGAGAACCGCCGAGGCCACGGGAGTGCACGGTCTCATCCTCCCGAGGCACCAGGCGGTGGGGCTCACGGCGGCGGTGGCCAAGGCGGCCATGGGGGCGGTCGAGCACCTGGCCGTGGCGAGAGAAACGAACATCGTCCAGGTGCTCGAGACCCTCAAGAGGGAGTCCCTGTGGGTCATGGGCGCGGCCGAGCAGGGCGGCAAGGCGCCCTGGAGCGTGGACCTGGCCGGGCCGCTCTGCCTCGTGCTCGGGGGGGAAGGGGAGGGGCTCCGGCCGCTGGTGGCGCGGAGCTGCCACGAACTCCTCACCCTGCCGATGAAGGGGAAGATCGGGTCGCTGAACGTCTCCGCGGCTGCCGCGGCCCTCTGCTACGAGGTGCTGCGGCAGCGGAGCCTCGGGTCTGGAAAAAGCGCTTGACTTCCGATATCCTCGAAACTAAAGTGAAGTTTTGCGACTGCTGGCGTAGCTCAGGGGAAGAGCAACTGCCTTGTAAGCAGTGGGTCGGGGGTTCAAATCCTCCCGCCAGCGCCAGCGTTTCCGGGGAGTTGTCGTCCGGGGAACGGGCGGGGAGATACCCAAGTGGCCAAAGGGGGCAGACTGTAAATCTGCTGGCGCACGCCTTCGGGGGTTCAAATCCTCCTCTCCCCACCACTTTTCTCGCGGGGGCTGGGAAGCGCGCCGAACGGGCAGGCGGGAATAGCTCAGCGGTAGAGCGCCAGCCTTCCAAGCTGGGGGTCGCGGGTTCGAATACCGTTTCCCGCTCCATCGGCTCTTCCGCGGCGCGAGGCACGACCGGGGTCAGCATTCGGGCCCATGTAGCTCAGTAGGTAGAGCGCGTCCTTGGTAAGGACGAGGTCTCCGGTTCAAGCCCGGACATGGGCTCCACTTAATACGGCCAAACTCAGCGCGGCAGCACCTGGAGGAGGAGGCTCCGATGGCCAAGGCGAAGTTCGATCGGTCGAAGCCGCACGTGAACATTGGGACGATTGGGCACATTGATCACGGCAAGACGACGCTGACCTCCGCGATCACGAAGGTGCTGCACACGAAGTACAGTGGGGTGGCGGTGCGGGATGGAGCGGGAGCGGGGGATCACGATTGCGGTGTCGCACGTGGAGTACGAGACGGGGAAGCGGCACTACGCGCACATCGACTGTCCGGGGCACGCGGACTACATCAAGAACATGATCACGGGGGCGGCGCAGATGGACGGGGCGATCCTCGTGGTGGCGGCGAACGACGGGCCGATGCCGCAGACGCGGGAGCACGTATTGCTGGCGCGGCAGGTGAACGTGCCGTGTTTGGTGGTGTTCATGAACAAGTGCGACATGGTGGACGATCCGGAGATTCTGGACCTGGTGGAGCTGGAGGTACGGGAGCTGTTGAAGAAGTACCAGTTCCCGGGGGACGAGATTCCGGTGGTACGGGGGAGTGCGCTGGGGGCGATGGAGAAGCCGGAGGACGGGCAGGCGGCGGCGTGCATTTGGCAGTTGATGGAGGCGGTGGACGAGTACATTCCGACGCCGCCGCGGCCGGTGGACAAGCCGTTTTTGATGCCGATCGAGGACATTTTCACGATCACGGGGCGGGGGACGGTGGTGACGGGGCGGGTGGAGCGGGGGGTGGTGAAGGTGGGGGAAGAGATCGAGATCGTGGGGATGGCGGAGGAGACGCGGAAGTCGGTGGTGACGGGGGTGGAGATGTTCCGGAAGCTGTTGGACGAGGGGCGGGCGGGGGACAACGTGGGGTGTTTGCTGCGGGGGATCGACAAGGACGAGGTGGAGCGGGGGCAGGTCTTGGCGAAGCCGGGGTCGATCAAGCCGCACAAGAAGTTCAAGGCGGAGGTGTACGTATTGACGAAGGACGAGGGGGGGCGGCACACGCCGTTCTTCCAGGGGTACCGGCCGCAGTTTTATTTCCGGACGACGGACGTGACGGGGGTGTGCACGTTGCCGGCGGGGGTGGAGATGGTGATGCCGGGGGACAACGTGACGATGGCGATCGAGCTGATCCAGCCGATCGCGCTGGAGAAGGAGCTGCGGTTCGCGATCCGGGAGGGGGGGCGGACGGTGGGGGCCGGCGTGGTGGCGGAGATCGCGGAGTAGGCCATGCGCGACATCATCTCTCTGGCCTGCACGGCCTGCCAGCGGCGGAACTACTCGACGACGAAGAACAAGCGGACGCACCCGGACCGCATGGAGCTGAAGAAGTACTGCAAGTGGTGCCGGAAGCACACGGCCCACAAGGAATCGAAATAGCCTTGGAGGCGTGTAGCTCTAACGGCTAGAGCACCGGACTCCAAATCCGGGGGATGGGGGTTCGAATCCCTCCACGCCTGCCAGATTCGGCAGCGAGACAGAGAGACGAGAGAGCATGGAGTTCCTGGGACGGATCCAGCAGTTCTTCCGAGAGGTGGCGGCCGAGTTCCGCCGGGTCACCTGGCCAAGCAGGGCGGATGTTGCCAACTCGACCGTGGTCGTCGTGGTGCTGGTCTTCATCCTGGCCTTCTTCCTGGGAGCCGTGGACGTGGGGCTTTCGCGGATCGTCGAAAGGATCCTCCGATGAGTGATGCCGGCACGGTGACCCGACAGAAGCAGTGGTTCGTCGTCCACACCTACTCGGGCTTCGAGAACAAGGTGGCGGCGGCCATCGAGTCGCGGGCGAAGATCTTCGGCCTCCAGGACATGTTCGGGCGCGTGGTCGTGCCCACCGAGAAGGTGCGGGAGATCCGCAAGAGCAAGAAGATCGAGATCGAGCAGAAGTTCTTCCCGGGCTACCTGCTGGTCGAGATGGAGCTCAGCGACGACACGTGGCACCTCGTCCGCTCGACGCCGAAGGTGACGGGCTTTGTGGGCTCGGGAGCCAAGCCCGTCCCGCTGCCGCCCGACGAGGTCGAGGCGATCCTCCGTCAGATGGAGGAGGGGGCCGAGAAACCCAAGCTCAAGTCCACGTTCCAGAAGGGGGACAAGGTGCGGGTCGTCGAGGGGCCGTTCGTGAACTTCCAGGGGACGATCGACGACCTGAACCCCGAGCGCGGCAAGCTGAAGGTCATGGTGGCCATCTTCGGGCGGATGACCCCCGTCGAGCTCGAGTACTACCAGGTGGAGAGGCTCTGATCAATGGCGAAGAAAGTTCAGGCCATGGTGAAGCTGCAGATCCCGGCGGGCAAGGCCAACCCCTCGCCGCCGGTGGGTCCCGCCTTGGGGCAGCACGGCGTCAACATCATGGAGTTCTGCAAGGGCTTCAACGCCCAGACGGGATCCCAGGAAGGGCTCATCCTGCCGGTCGTCGTCACGATCTACCAGGATCGCTCGTTCACCTTCGTCGTGAAGACGCCGCCCGCCGCCGTCCTGCTCAAGCGCGCCGCCGGAATCGCCAAGGCCTCGGCCGTGCCGCACAAGGACAAGATCGGTAAGGTGACCCGGGCCCAGGTGCGGGAGATCGCCCAGACCAAGCTCGTGGACCTCAACACCGACTCCATCGAGTCCGCCATGCGGACCGTCGAGGGCACCGCCCGCAGCATGGGCATCGACGTTGTTGGGTGAGCCGCAGCCGCGAGGCGAGGCGAGCGGATATGGAGAGGGTGCCGAGCGGAGCGAGGCGGTGAGCCGCAGCCGCGAGGCGAGGCGAGCGGATACGGAGAGGGTGCCGAGCGGAGCGAGGCGGTGAGCCGCAGCCGCGAGGCGAGGCGAACGGACACGGGGAACGAGGGCAAGCTGAGCGAGCCAGTACGAGTGAGGAGCTAGGCCATGCCGGTACTGACGAAGCGGGTGAAGGCCGCCCGGGCGCTCTTCGACCAGGCCAGGGAGCACTCGGTCGAGGAAGCGGTGGAGATCCTGAAGAGGCTGCCGGGCGCGAAGTTCGACGAGACCGTGGACGTGTCACTGCGTCTCGGCGTGGACCCCAAGCATGCCGACCAGATGGTGCGGGGCGCGGTCGTGCTGCCCCATGGCATCGGCAAGACGGTGCGTGTGGCCGTCTTCGCCAAGGGGGAGAAGGAGCGCGAGGCGCGGGAGGCGGGCGCCGATGTGGTGGGCGCGGAGGACCTCGTGGAGAAGATCCAGGGGGGGTGGCTCGAGTTCGATTCCGCCATCGCCACACCGGACCTCATGGGACAGGTGGGCAAGCTCGGCAAGACCTTGGGGCCACGGGGGCTCATGCCCAACCCGAAGTTGGGGACCGTCACCTTCGACGTGGCGCGGGCGGTGCGCGAGGCCAAGGCCGGGAAAGTGGAGTTCCGCGTGGACAAGGCGGGCAACGTGCACGTGCCCGTCGGGAAGCGCTCGTTCCCCCAGGAGCAGCTGGCGGCGAATGCGCTGGCCCTGCTGGAGGCGCTGGTCCGGGCCAAGCCGGCTGCCTCGAAGGGAACGTACCTGCGCTCGGTGACGCTCTCGTCCACCATGGGACCGGGCATCCGAGTGGACCCCCAGCGCATCGCCGCGCTGTTCAAGAAGTAAGCCAGAGGAGCGCCGACGTGCCGAATGCCGAGAAGGCTGAAAGCGTCCAGTCGCTCAAGCAGCGATTCGAGGGAGTCAGGACCGCGGTGCTCACGGAGTACCGCGGGCTGACGGTGCGACAGATCTCCGACCTGAGGAAGCAGCTCAAAGGCGCCGCCGCCGAATACAAGGTCGTGAAGAACCGACTGGCGCGGCTGGCGGTCAAGGGGTCGCCGCTGGATCCCCTCGCGCCCCACCTCACGGGTCCCACCGGGGTTGCCTTCAGCAGGCACGACCCGGTGGCCGTGGCGAAGGCCCTGCAGGCCTTCGTCCGCGCCAACCCGGCGCTCATGCTCAAGGTCGGGCTCGTGGAAGGCAAGGTCGTCGAGCCGCAGGCTCTGCGATCGCTGGCCGACCTGCCCTCCAAGGAAGTGCTGCGCGGCCAGCTGGTCGGCGCGATCCAGGGACCCATGCGCCAGCTCGTGAGCCTCCTGACGGCACCGCAGCGGGAGCTCGTGCGGGTGCTGGAGGCTCGGAGCGAAGGGGCGGCCCAGTAGGCGGGCGGCTCAGTTCAATCACGACGCAGGATCAACCACGGAGGCGGAAGAAATGGGCAACATCGAGGAGATCGCCGAGAAGCTGGACTCGCTGACGCTGCTGGAGGCGGCCCAGCTTTCGAAGCTCTTGCAGGAGAAGTGGGGTGTGTCGGCGGCGGCGGCCGTGGCGGTGGCCGCGCCGGCGGCGGGGGGTGGCGCGGCGGTGCCGGTGGCCGAGGAGAAGAC contains:
- a CDS encoding cysteine--tRNA ligase, yielding MGLRIFNSLTRRKEEFTSLTPGEVRMYVCGVTVYDISHVGHARSALAFDVIRRYLRFKGYRVQFVKNFTDVDDKIIKRAAQEGVSSQEISERYIAEYRADMASLGVLPGDVEPKATEHIPQMIALIERLVARGLAYAVDGDVYFEIRRFPAYGQLSGKNLEELLAGARVEVDDRKRDPRDFALWKSTKPGEPSWPSPWGPGRPGWHIECSAMSMQYLGESFDIHGGGEDLIFPHHECEIAQAEGASGKRFVRYWIHNGFVNFGDQKMSKSLGNTLTIRDLVGRHDAEAMRLYLLGTHYRHPLEFSDERIAEAARAVERLRGLVAEADRLAAKGTPAPGPGLGLFEDVAQHRARFEAALDDDFNTPQALGALFDLARRLQTARTDVSEGRAGAGAFLVGVGELVTLGRVLGLLEGKAQPAPALEPQTRARIESLVWLRQAARKARDFAEADRLRAELERMGVVVEDARDGSTWKLRR
- the secE gene encoding preprotein translocase subunit SecE — encoded protein: MEFLGRIQQFFREVAAEFRRVTWPSRADVANSTVVVVVLVFILAFFLGAVDVGLSRIVERILR
- a CDS encoding 50S ribosomal protein L1 translates to MPVLTKRVKAARALFDQAREHSVEEAVEILKRLPGAKFDETVDVSLRLGVDPKHADQMVRGAVVLPHGIGKTVRVAVFAKGEKEREAREAGADVVGAEDLVEKIQGGWLEFDSAIATPDLMGQVGKLGKTLGPRGLMPNPKLGTVTFDVARAVREAKAGKVEFRVDKAGNVHVPVGKRSFPQEQLAANALALLEALVRAKPAASKGTYLRSVTLSSTMGPGIRVDPQRIAALFKK
- a CDS encoding TRAM domain-containing protein; the protein is MTIVIARLLVLAVATGAGLALGPAVGVSGPSPWLAAAGLLVGILAVILEWRGRQVPVERLFWGATGGVVGVLLGLGLGSAFGAVVPGAATLGRGLFGLLLGYLGWAVALAKGEELAGVSARLFPKGGSQKGACKILDTSVIIDGRVADVCETGFLEGTLVVPQFVLRELQQIADSADGLKRNRGKRGFDILQRLQRNPKVAVLILDRDFPQAREVDRKLIELARALDGTVVTNDYNLNKVAELSGVPVLNLNELANALKPAVLPGETLHLYVLKEGKEAGQGVAYLDDGTMVVVDHGRKLIGQSVDATVTSVLQTTAGRMIFARPAPAEE
- the rplJ gene encoding 50S ribosomal protein L10: MPNAEKAESVQSLKQRFEGVRTAVLTEYRGLTVRQISDLRKQLKGAAAEYKVVKNRLARLAVKGSPLDPLAPHLTGPTGVAFSRHDPVAVAKALQAFVRANPALMLKVGLVEGKVVEPQALRSLADLPSKEVLRGQLVGAIQGPMRQLVSLLTAPQRELVRVLEARSEGAAQ
- the ispD gene encoding 2-C-methyl-D-erythritol 4-phosphate cytidylyltransferase; amino-acid sequence: MPSSGRALRAAVIVPAGGTGLRMGARVPKQYLALRGVPLLVHTLRALARARAVAGIVVAAPRDSLRSTERLLRRHRVPKVVRVVAGGAERQESVWLGLQAVPAGLEWVVVHDAVRPFVVPDLVERVLAAAAVPGAATCGIPVRDTVKRVRGSSVEATLDREGLWLVQTPQAFSRQLLWEAHDKARRDGYSGTDDAVLAERLGARVAMVPGLPQNLKITTPADLITARLWMRAPMSAGGAKRPNRNAVGSTRDGRP
- a CDS encoding 2-C-methyl-D-erythritol 2,4-cyclodiphosphate synthase, with the protein product MTRMGLGFDLHPLVDGRQLVLGGITVPASRGLGGHSDADVLTHAVCEALLGALALGDLGRLFPDTDERYRGVSSLVLLRGVMDLVRARGGRLVNVDATVICQAPRLSAFLPDMATLLAATLAVEPECVSVKAKSPEQLGLLGREEGIAALAVASVAVTPR
- the rpmG gene encoding 50S ribosomal protein L33, whose product is MRDIISLACTACQRRNYSTTKNKRTHPDRMELKKYCKWCRKHTAHKESK
- the rplK gene encoding 50S ribosomal protein L11 is translated as MAKKVQAMVKLQIPAGKANPSPPVGPALGQHGVNIMEFCKGFNAQTGSQEGLILPVVVTIYQDRSFTFVVKTPPAAVLLKRAAGIAKASAVPHKDKIGKVTRAQVREIAQTKLVDLNTDSIESAMRTVEGTARSMGIDVVG
- the nusG gene encoding transcription termination/antitermination factor NusG, which codes for MSDAGTVTRQKQWFVVHTYSGFENKVAAAIESRAKIFGLQDMFGRVVVPTEKVREIRKSKKIEIEQKFFPGYLLVEMELSDDTWHLVRSTPKVTGFVGSGAKPVPLPPDEVEAILRQMEEGAEKPKLKSTFQKGDKVRVVEGPFVNFQGTIDDLNPERGKLKVMVAIFGRMTPVELEYYQVERL
- the rlmB gene encoding 23S rRNA (guanosine(2251)-2'-O)-methyltransferase RlmB, coding for MNTREPAPLWGRNPVLELLRAEGRRVEEIAILAEGRGPALQELLTLARSQNVKVSYRTRDQLTAMAGTPHHQGVVARVAEATYATLGELLAVPAARREPAFFLVLDRVQDPRNLGAVLRTAEATGVHGLILPRHQAVGLTAAVAKAAMGAVEHLAVARETNIVQVLETLKRESLWVMGAAEQGGKAPWSVDLAGPLCLVLGGEGEGLRPLVARSCHELLTLPMKGKIGSLNVSAAAAALCYEVLRQRSLGSGKSA